The window AAGAATTGTATGACGACAAGATTCCCACCCGTGTTGTCGAGAATCATTTTTTCTAAATCATCAGTGTCTAGTGCCATCACTCGTTCTTCGACAAGAGCCGTCACGTTGATGTTGTGGACAAACTTTTCAATATTGGTTTTGAGATAGGTTTTTCCTTCTTCACTATTCATAAACTCAAGAAGGCGTTTTTTTACCCAATCTACCGCACGAAAAAAGTTTTTTTCAATTTCTTCCCAATTATTCGGATCATCTAAATAGGCTTGCAAGCGTTCGATGCCGGAAGGTAATAGGTTTTGTCTCGCATAATCACCACTTGCCTCTAACCAGTTGGAAATTTTACCCGTAATGAATTCTTGGGTTTCCTTCGAATTGAGTCTTTCTTGTAATCCTGCCATCATATCATCCATCATTTTCATGAACTGATCCGATGTTTCAGGGTCTTTGACAAATCGTTCTAAAAGTTCACGAATGGCATCTTCGTTGAAGGAAAATATTTTTTTCACACCAATCCCAATTTTACCAAGCGTACTTCTCGTTTTTAAATATTCTTCAAGCCCTTCGTTCAGGAGGTTTGCGAGCTTCGGCATCTCTTCAAGTAAAACCACACGAAGTTGTTGCCCAAGTTCTTCTCGATTTGTTTCTTCCGTTAAGTAATACGTTAGGCGGTTTCGAGTGTATTCCCAAAGTTTTTGGACTTCCTCTGGGCGTTCTGCCATTTTTTTCATTGTCTCTTCTGAAAAATCAAAGATGACTTCTAAAATTTCTGGCCCACGTTCTTTTAACATGGAGATGATTTTTGTGACTAGGATGGTACGGATTTCGTCGTTGTGAATGGCTTCATCAATTTCTTTGACTATTTTTTGAATGCCAGTCTCCACCAAGTTCCTTTCATAAATATAAG of the Leptospira biflexa serovar Patoc strain 'Patoc 1 (Paris)' genome contains:
- a CDS encoding DUF445 family protein encodes the protein MDVAKLDTWYRRLLVLSSVICGGFQVYYEGNVWINAIFVVLMAGMVGYYTNFLAIKMLFQPKHGKVLGWSGLVPKNKSKIAKSLGESIQSNLLHPDIILAYIYERNLVETGIQKIVKEIDEAIHNDEIRTILVTKIISMLKERGPEILEVIFDFSEETMKKMAERPEEVQKLWEYTRNRLTYYLTEETNREELGQQLRVVLLEEMPKLANLLNEGLEEYLKTRSTLGKIGIGVKKIFSFNEDAIRELLERFVKDPETSDQFMKMMDDMMAGLQERLNSKETQEFITGKISNWLEASGDYARQNLLPSGIERLQAYLDDPNNWEEIEKNFFRAVDWVKKRLLEFMNSEEGKTYLKTNIEKFVHNINVTALVEERVMALDTDDLEKMILDNTGGNLVVIQFLGGILGMIAGLIQVHIYFAVPVGTLVLITYFAHYRNQKRFGEPKETV